A part of Alkalispirochaeta americana genomic DNA contains:
- the iolG gene encoding inositol 2-dehydrogenase encodes MAEKKDSIRIGVIGTGRIGYVHAKNLVQRVQGVEVVCVADPYVDRATEWLDELGITERYTDPAKVLNHDKVDAVYICSSTDTHADFLVDAAKAGKHIFCEKPIDLDVEKVKNALEVAKNAGVTLQIGFNRRFDHNFAAVKQAILDNKVGDLHMIKVTSRDPEPPPAEYVKVSGGIFLDMMIHDLDMVRFLSGSEVKAVSAAGAVLVDPEIGKAGDIDTAVVTLWLENGAIAVIDISRKAVYGYDQRVEVFGSAGMARTENDLPATIEITGVEGSRKEKPLWFFLERYNESFLIESEAFVKALREGTTPPVVGIDGLEPMYLAMAAKKSLEEKRVVEISEVR; translated from the coding sequence ATGGCAGAAAAAAAAGATTCTATTCGTATTGGTGTGATTGGAACAGGACGGATCGGGTACGTCCACGCAAAAAACCTGGTCCAGCGTGTCCAGGGAGTCGAAGTGGTGTGTGTAGCAGACCCCTACGTGGATCGCGCCACAGAATGGCTCGATGAGCTGGGTATCACCGAGCGCTACACCGACCCCGCAAAGGTTCTGAACCACGACAAGGTGGACGCAGTATACATCTGCTCCAGCACCGACACCCACGCCGATTTTCTGGTGGATGCTGCAAAAGCAGGAAAGCACATCTTCTGCGAGAAACCGATCGACCTGGACGTGGAAAAGGTCAAGAACGCTCTGGAAGTTGCCAAGAACGCGGGCGTGACCCTTCAGATCGGCTTTAACCGCCGCTTTGATCACAACTTTGCAGCGGTGAAACAGGCCATTCTCGACAACAAAGTGGGTGATCTCCATATGATCAAGGTAACCAGCCGTGATCCCGAGCCCCCCCCGGCGGAGTACGTGAAGGTTTCGGGCGGCATCTTCCTGGACATGATGATCCACGATCTGGACATGGTTCGGTTTCTCTCGGGTTCCGAGGTAAAGGCCGTTTCCGCCGCCGGTGCTGTGCTGGTTGATCCCGAAATCGGGAAGGCCGGTGATATCGATACCGCCGTGGTGACCCTCTGGCTCGAGAACGGAGCGATCGCCGTGATCGACATCAGCCGGAAAGCTGTCTACGGCTACGATCAGCGGGTTGAGGTCTTTGGATCTGCCGGGATGGCCCGCACCGAAAACGACCTTCCTGCCACCATCGAGATCACCGGTGTCGAGGGAAGCCGCAAGGAGAAACCCCTCTGGTTCTTCCTGGAGCGGTACAACGAATCCTTCCTGATCGAGTCCGAGGCCTTTGTGAAGGCTCTGCGCGAAGGAACCACTCCGCCCGTGGTCGGTATCGACGGCCTGGAGCCGATGTACCTGGCCATGGCCGCCAAGAAGTCCCTGGAAGAGAAGCGGGTGGTGGAGATCTCCGAGGTCCGCTAA
- a CDS encoding LacI family DNA-binding transcriptional regulator: MTIKDIARIARVSVSTVSRSLNDSPLVAESTRRRIKAIAEDRGFEFNSGARGMVTQSVGTIGVILPDEYDEFHMQLYHSGLHNALRRALERAGLDLIVGFARNRFDGSDNVTRIVRRKKVDGLIIMGSCLERETEHYLQETRTSYVFSHYPPPEPRPDVDWVYVDHEKGGMLVGDHFLNRGHRKIVVLGDPALGLEFEQRLRGMEKALALAEPSAEIRIIPGEPSIKGGFRLVLAHQAELNRCDALFAMNDLMAIGAMQALTVEGVSVPRDLPVVGYDDIPLAESLHPSLTTVRQPSEEVAFMTCERLIEMIEDKSRGRAHQPRHVALQPQLILRESSPGCERR, encoded by the coding sequence GTGACGATCAAGGATATCGCCAGGATTGCCCGGGTCAGCGTTTCCACGGTCTCCCGCAGTCTCAACGACAGCCCCCTGGTTGCGGAGTCAACCAGGCGCAGGATCAAGGCGATCGCCGAAGACCGGGGGTTCGAGTTCAACTCGGGGGCCCGGGGCATGGTCACTCAAAGCGTGGGCACCATCGGGGTCATCCTTCCCGACGAGTACGACGAGTTTCATATGCAACTCTACCATAGCGGTCTCCACAATGCCCTGCGGCGCGCCCTGGAACGGGCCGGCCTCGACCTCATCGTGGGGTTTGCGCGCAACCGTTTCGACGGGAGTGACAACGTGACGCGCATAGTGCGGCGGAAAAAGGTGGACGGTCTCATTATCATGGGCTCCTGCCTGGAGCGGGAGACCGAGCACTACCTTCAGGAGACGCGCACCTCCTACGTCTTCTCTCACTATCCGCCTCCCGAGCCCCGTCCCGACGTGGACTGGGTCTATGTGGATCACGAGAAGGGCGGCATGCTGGTGGGGGATCATTTTTTGAACCGTGGCCACAGGAAGATCGTCGTCCTGGGGGATCCGGCCCTGGGGCTCGAGTTCGAGCAGCGCCTGCGGGGAATGGAGAAAGCCCTGGCCCTGGCAGAACCGTCTGCGGAGATTCGGATCATCCCGGGCGAACCCTCGATCAAGGGAGGGTTTCGTCTGGTTCTGGCCCACCAGGCAGAACTAAACCGGTGCGACGCCCTCTTTGCCATGAACGATCTTATGGCGATCGGCGCAATGCAGGCCCTGACCGTTGAAGGGGTCTCGGTTCCCCGGGATCTTCCCGTGGTGGGCTACGACGACATCCCTCTGGCAGAGAGCCTGCACCCCTCGCTCACCACGGTACGGCAACCCTCGGAAGAGGTTGCCTTCATGACCTGCGAGCGTCTGATCGAGATGATCGAAGATAAAAGTCGGGGCCGGGCCCACCAGCCCCGACACGTTGCGCTTCAGCCCCAGCTCATCCTTCGGGAAAGCAGCCCCGGCTGCGAACGCCGATGA
- a CDS encoding sugar phosphate isomerase/epimerase family protein has product MIKVGNAPCSWGVLEFELEGETAGYEQFLKELKDTGYEGTELGDWGYMPTDPAKLREELTSREIDLVGAFVPVALCDENAHAEGIEVGIKTAKLMADAGFKDAFIVLADNNGSVPARTKAAGRVTPDLLLPEEGWKNVRAGVESFARQVRDKTGLRTVFHHHCAGYVETPGEIERLLMDTPADALGLVLDMGHYRFGGGYPEAAIKLFWDRIQHIHYKDCSAAVAAASREKGWDYFESVQNGVFCELGKGVVDFEAITQEIRRRNYEGWIVVEQDVLPGMGSPVDCARRNREYLKSLGL; this is encoded by the coding sequence ATGATTAAAGTAGGAAATGCCCCCTGCTCATGGGGCGTACTGGAGTTCGAGCTTGAGGGAGAGACCGCAGGATACGAGCAGTTTCTCAAGGAACTCAAGGATACAGGATACGAAGGAACAGAGCTGGGTGACTGGGGATATATGCCCACCGACCCTGCAAAGCTTCGGGAAGAGCTGACCAGCCGGGAGATCGACCTGGTAGGCGCCTTCGTGCCGGTGGCGCTCTGCGACGAGAACGCTCACGCCGAGGGGATCGAGGTGGGAATCAAAACGGCAAAGCTCATGGCCGATGCCGGTTTCAAGGATGCCTTTATCGTTCTGGCCGACAACAATGGCTCCGTTCCCGCCCGAACCAAGGCCGCTGGCCGGGTAACACCCGATCTGCTTCTCCCCGAGGAGGGCTGGAAGAACGTACGCGCCGGAGTTGAGTCCTTTGCACGCCAGGTGCGGGACAAGACAGGGCTGCGCACGGTTTTTCATCATCACTGCGCAGGTTATGTGGAAACCCCCGGTGAGATCGAACGCCTTCTGATGGATACTCCCGCAGACGCCCTGGGTCTGGTCCTTGATATGGGCCACTACCGCTTCGGTGGCGGCTATCCCGAGGCGGCAATCAAGCTCTTCTGGGACCGCATCCAGCACATCCATTACAAGGACTGCTCCGCAGCAGTTGCCGCTGCATCCCGGGAAAAGGGATGGGACTACTTCGAGTCGGTCCAGAACGGTGTGTTTTGCGAACTCGGCAAGGGCGTAGTGGATTTTGAGGCGATCACCCAGGAGATCCGCCGCCGCAATTACGAGGGCTGGATTGTTGTGGAGCAGGACGTTCTCCCCGGCATGGGAAGCCCCGTTGACTGCGCCCGGCGCAACCGGGAATACCTGAAGAGCCTCGGTCTCTAA
- a CDS encoding CobW family GTP-binding protein, which yields MIPITVVTGFLGSGKTSLIAHLLDNTPDRSIAVIVNDMAARSVDAAFLRGGEHIAMESDEMVRTITGGRVGAGKLELLLEEIRALASREHPPEAILLETSGGSPALALAEALRQEEDLAERVRLDTIIAVADGGALSLWWKDRLLRPVLTDQIAAADLVVLNKLDRSTVFSRLGARRILKSIRRDITWVSTEFGRVDPELLINTGRRKNHPAPSRAHLSNPNHYPLVARQLEELRPFHPERLDQWLNQEWPGIVRIKGFAWIATDMDHVYVIDAAGLQREIGLEGTWYGALPPGEVPQNDLIQEALKRGPHQDRQQSITVIGVPEAVEREMRNLRNALLSGTEMDRGARGWASLPDPIMPQFSSDQTSGQAPDQGPASPEDALKPLSEEIPQEALSPTP from the coding sequence ATGATTCCCATTACTGTTGTAACCGGATTTCTTGGATCCGGAAAAACATCCCTGATTGCACATCTTCTGGATAACACTCCCGATCGTTCGATCGCGGTAATTGTAAACGATATGGCTGCCCGCAGCGTGGACGCAGCGTTCCTGCGGGGCGGAGAGCATATTGCCATGGAGTCCGACGAGATGGTCCGCACCATCACCGGGGGCAGGGTCGGCGCAGGCAAGCTGGAGCTTCTCCTGGAAGAGATCAGGGCCCTGGCGTCCCGGGAACATCCACCCGAGGCAATCCTCCTGGAAACCTCAGGAGGATCACCCGCTCTGGCGCTGGCCGAGGCACTCCGGCAAGAGGAAGATCTGGCAGAACGGGTGCGGCTCGACACCATCATCGCCGTTGCCGACGGTGGAGCTCTCTCCCTGTGGTGGAAGGATCGCCTGCTCCGGCCAGTCCTGACCGATCAGATAGCGGCAGCGGATCTGGTGGTGCTGAACAAACTGGATCGCTCCACGGTCTTCTCCCGTCTGGGGGCACGGCGGATTCTCAAATCGATCCGGCGGGATATTACCTGGGTATCGACGGAGTTCGGCAGGGTCGATCCGGAGTTGCTGATAAACACGGGCCGCCGGAAAAACCATCCCGCTCCCTCCAGGGCACACCTGAGCAACCCCAACCACTACCCCCTGGTTGCTCGCCAGCTTGAAGAGCTTCGCCCCTTCCATCCGGAGCGGCTTGATCAATGGCTGAACCAGGAATGGCCCGGTATCGTTCGCATCAAGGGGTTCGCCTGGATCGCCACTGATATGGATCACGTCTACGTGATCGATGCAGCAGGGCTCCAGCGGGAGATCGGACTGGAGGGCACCTGGTACGGGGCGCTTCCTCCCGGGGAGGTCCCCCAAAACGATCTGATCCAGGAGGCCCTGAAGAGAGGGCCCCACCAGGATCGGCAGCAATCCATTACGGTGATCGGGGTTCCCGAGGCGGTGGAGCGGGAGATGAGGAATCTCAGAAATGCTCTTCTGAGCGGGACCGAAATGGATCGGGGTGCCCGGGGCTGGGCCTCTCTTCCCGATCCGATCATGCCTCAGTTTTCCTCCGATCAGACTTCCGGGCAAGCCCCCGATCAGGGTCCTGCCTCGCCGGAGGATGCCCTGAAACCTCTTTCGGAGGAGATTCCCCAGGAAGCGCTCTCGCCGACCCCCTGA
- the mltG gene encoding endolytic transglycosylase MltG, with protein MKKIIILGACVVGALVFLVAGGLFFVRQQLYSPLWTGDAQEAPEIIVEVLPGQGLRQVSRELAAAGLVPSARLLEWYGRHQGYQTRLQAGRYQVSPVFAPVEIMREIVAGNAVFEEITITIPEGWTLEHIAIHLEEIGLFEEDRFRQAAVMQERYRDLAFLEALEEGDLLEGYLFPATYRVFPESTPESVVRRMLGTFGNRVSPRLRQEIADQGRRLHDVITLASIVQKESAGVGEMPDVAGVFWHRLQIGMRLESDATVNYVLGTNRRQPTFADTAVQHPYNTYRNAGLPPGPIGNPGMDAILAAVHPADTAYLFFLHKTNNEIVLSRTFRDHLAAKARYLD; from the coding sequence ATGAAAAAGATCATCATTCTCGGGGCCTGCGTCGTCGGGGCGCTGGTTTTCCTGGTTGCAGGGGGGCTCTTCTTTGTGAGGCAGCAACTCTACAGCCCTCTCTGGACAGGAGACGCCCAGGAAGCTCCTGAAATTATTGTTGAAGTTCTCCCCGGCCAGGGGTTGCGCCAAGTCTCCAGAGAGCTTGCTGCGGCAGGGCTTGTTCCCAGCGCCAGGTTGCTGGAGTGGTACGGCCGTCACCAGGGATATCAGACCCGCCTCCAGGCTGGCCGCTACCAGGTTTCGCCCGTTTTTGCTCCCGTGGAGATCATGCGTGAAATTGTGGCGGGGAACGCCGTCTTCGAGGAAATCACCATCACCATTCCCGAGGGCTGGACCCTGGAACACATCGCGATCCACCTGGAAGAGATCGGCCTCTTTGAGGAAGATCGATTTCGCCAGGCGGCGGTAATGCAGGAACGCTACAGAGACCTGGCATTCCTGGAGGCTCTGGAAGAGGGGGATCTCCTGGAGGGGTATCTCTTTCCCGCAACCTACCGGGTATTCCCCGAAAGCACTCCCGAGAGCGTGGTTCGCAGGATGCTTGGAACTTTCGGAAACCGTGTCTCGCCCCGGTTGCGTCAGGAAATAGCCGACCAGGGACGGCGTCTGCACGATGTGATCACTCTGGCCTCGATTGTGCAGAAAGAATCAGCAGGCGTTGGGGAAATGCCCGATGTGGCCGGGGTCTTCTGGCACCGCCTTCAGATCGGCATGCGCCTGGAATCGGATGCAACGGTGAACTATGTCCTGGGAACAAACCGGCGGCAGCCCACCTTTGCCGACACAGCGGTTCAGCACCCCTACAATACCTACCGGAACGCCGGGCTCCCGCCGGGGCCGATCGGAAACCCCGGAATGGATGCCATTCTGGCGGCAGTTCATCCGGCTGACACGGCGTACCTCTTTTTTCTTCACAAGACCAACAACGAGATCGTTCTCTCTCGGACCTTTCGGGATCACCTGGCGGCCAAGGCTCGTTACCTGGATTAA
- the pabB gene encoding aminodeoxychorismate synthase component I, whose amino-acid sequence MIREALLKTAPTRWERFSDPLETVFVPPCEPREAAWRVPAALARLEDRAEKLHLPAVGFISYEAGCAYGLAVHPPAETPLLCFTFFASREPFHPGDPPRGEGYTTGTWEPSLEAQAYREKVLRVKEYLAAGETYQINLTFPLRTSFSGDPRAFFFDICAAQGGAYAAFLEMEGGQALLSASPELFLHRQGTHLQALPMKGTARRGRTLREDQVHLERLRHCPKERAENLMITDMIRNDLGRIARIGSVRVPELFSVERYPRVLQMVSSVTAESEATLPDLLEATFPCASITGAPKQRTMELIRTLEDEPRGIYTGSVGIIESGRRLRLNVAIRTVQVDLATGTARFGVGSGIVWDSDPHREYQECATKASILRVPDPPFALLETVRWNRLRGVTRFEGHLKRARESARYFNMTLPREFRDHTSLHEAISAALEPPRETSPKDPPQVSRDWRVRLILGPRLEIEGTPLPEATCSPAEGQPGEPLPRRRTALATSPVSPDNPWLYHKTTRRELYEHHLASRPEAGEVLLFNTRGNLTEGCTTSIFLERKPPHAARPYLATPPLSEGLLPGVFREELLHPPPGRRPWTPKGMPLVEEVLPLRLLEEVLQGKVSLYLGNSLRGWMKATLDDSVPLPPILEDYETQDNAL is encoded by the coding sequence ATGATCAGGGAGGCACTACTCAAGACGGCACCCACCCGATGGGAGCGGTTCTCGGACCCTCTGGAGACGGTCTTCGTCCCCCCCTGCGAACCCCGGGAGGCAGCCTGGAGAGTTCCTGCTGCCCTGGCCCGGCTCGAGGATCGTGCCGAAAAACTGCATCTTCCGGCGGTGGGGTTTATCTCGTACGAAGCGGGTTGCGCCTACGGGCTGGCGGTACACCCGCCGGCAGAAACGCCCCTTCTGTGCTTTACCTTCTTTGCCAGCCGGGAGCCCTTTCATCCCGGGGACCCGCCCCGGGGCGAGGGCTACACCACAGGCACCTGGGAGCCCTCTCTGGAGGCTCAGGCCTACAGGGAAAAGGTTCTCCGGGTAAAGGAGTATCTCGCTGCGGGTGAGACCTACCAGATAAACCTCACCTTTCCACTGCGAACATCCTTCTCGGGCGATCCCCGAGCCTTCTTCTTCGATATCTGCGCAGCCCAGGGCGGTGCCTACGCGGCCTTTCTGGAGATGGAGGGAGGTCAGGCTCTCCTCTCGGCCTCGCCGGAACTCTTCCTGCACCGCCAGGGGACACATCTGCAGGCCCTCCCCATGAAAGGAACCGCCCGGCGGGGCCGCACTCTCCGGGAAGACCAGGTCCATCTTGAACGGTTGCGCCATTGCCCCAAGGAGCGGGCAGAAAACCTGATGATCACCGATATGATACGAAACGACCTGGGACGGATCGCCCGGATCGGATCGGTGCGGGTGCCGGAACTCTTTTCCGTCGAGCGATACCCCCGGGTGCTTCAGATGGTCTCTTCCGTGACCGCCGAGTCCGAAGCTACCCTGCCGGACCTCCTGGAAGCAACCTTTCCCTGCGCCAGCATCACGGGGGCCCCGAAACAGCGCACCATGGAGCTGATCCGCACCCTTGAGGATGAACCCCGGGGGATATATACCGGTTCCGTGGGAATCATAGAATCAGGCCGGCGATTGCGCCTCAACGTGGCTATTCGAACGGTCCAGGTTGATCTGGCCACAGGCACCGCCCGGTTTGGCGTGGGAAGCGGGATCGTCTGGGATTCGGATCCTCATCGGGAATACCAGGAGTGTGCCACCAAGGCATCAATTCTGAGAGTTCCGGACCCACCCTTTGCGTTGCTGGAAACGGTTCGATGGAACCGCCTCCGGGGGGTGACCCGCTTTGAAGGGCACCTGAAACGGGCCAGGGAGAGCGCCCGCTACTTCAATATGACCCTTCCCCGGGAGTTCCGGGATCACACCAGCCTTCACGAGGCGATCAGCGCTGCCCTTGAACCGCCCCGGGAGACCTCCCCGAAAGATCCCCCGCAGGTCTCCCGGGACTGGCGGGTTCGTCTTATCCTGGGGCCGCGCCTGGAGATCGAGGGGACTCCTCTGCCGGAGGCGACCTGTTCTCCCGCCGAGGGTCAGCCCGGGGAGCCCCTTCCCCGGCGGCGCACTGCCCTGGCCACAAGTCCTGTCTCGCCGGATAATCCCTGGCTGTACCACAAGACCACCCGGCGGGAGCTCTACGAACACCATCTGGCCTCCCGTCCCGAGGCCGGGGAGGTGCTCCTTTTTAATACCCGGGGGAATCTCACCGAGGGGTGTACCACCTCGATCTTTCTGGAACGGAAGCCCCCCCATGCGGCCCGGCCCTACCTGGCCACGCCGCCCCTTTCCGAGGGGCTTCTGCCGGGAGTGTTTCGGGAGGAGCTGCTCCATCCGCCTCCGGGACGCCGCCCCTGGACCCCCAAGGGGATGCCTCTGGTGGAGGAGGTTCTCCCACTGCGCCTGCTTGAAGAAGTCCTGCAGGGCAAGGTATCGCTCTATCTGGGGAACTCCCTCCGGGGCTGGATGAAAGCGACCCTTGACGATTCGGTCCCACTGCCCCCTATACTCGAGGACTATGAAACCCAGGACAATGCGCTCTAG
- a CDS encoding glutaredoxin family protein, giving the protein MRSRTVSEAGGAGRTRRIAQALSLALPFLLVLAPSLAPPLGAETRIPLTYFGDISCAHCDTILERTIPALEDFFGVTFAVDAYDILNPREEARATEMLARMDTSYRTPPVLFIGNNAYQGNYAIEKMLPREVIFFLDREEFRPFNPEAMETRHPGTIAAEQTGTSKSPGAPGVLRFFWGVGCPHCELAKPLLDRLEQRYPQIRIERYEVFQDQGHHQIFRETLNHYGLSSAGVPQFFFEDQAWLGFNETIARQIEEALQGGTPSRELTLPFFGTLTPEGTSLVAITAAIAFVDGFNPCSLWVLTLLLGLIAHSRSRRRILLVGGVFLLVTATIYGAFILGLLNIFTIAGASLPLRILVGTIAVGMGIINGKDFFAFHRGFSLAIPQAFRRPITAATRALAVTTASPAGLAGMTALFAGGIALAELPCTAGFPLIWSRTVTSAAGSQGLPGGFFALLLTLYILVYLLIEIGIVSTALVTLNRLRFGEGQARWIKLLGGTVMISLGGFYLADPEIANSLAGVATIFAVALALAGTLAMIGFLAPAIVRALRRLRPKQPDRADQ; this is encoded by the coding sequence ATGCGCTCTAGAACCGTGAGCGAGGCCGGCGGAGCTGGCAGGACCAGACGGATCGCCCAGGCCCTTTCCCTCGCCCTTCCCTTCCTGCTCGTCCTCGCGCCGTCCCTGGCGCCACCCCTGGGGGCCGAGACAAGGATACCCCTGACCTACTTCGGGGACATCAGCTGCGCCCACTGCGACACGATCCTGGAGCGGACGATCCCTGCCCTGGAGGATTTTTTCGGCGTTACCTTTGCTGTAGATGCCTACGATATTCTGAACCCCCGGGAGGAGGCCCGAGCTACGGAGATGCTGGCCCGGATGGACACCTCCTATCGGACACCGCCGGTGCTTTTTATCGGCAACAACGCCTACCAGGGAAACTACGCCATAGAGAAGATGCTGCCCCGGGAGGTGATTTTCTTTCTTGACCGGGAGGAGTTCAGGCCCTTTAACCCGGAGGCCATGGAAACGCGCCATCCCGGCACCATCGCTGCGGAACAAACCGGGACATCGAAATCCCCCGGGGCTCCGGGAGTCCTTCGCTTCTTCTGGGGCGTGGGATGCCCCCACTGCGAACTGGCAAAGCCGCTCCTGGACCGGCTGGAACAGCGCTACCCCCAGATCCGGATAGAACGCTACGAGGTGTTCCAGGACCAGGGCCACCACCAGATATTTCGCGAGACCCTTAACCACTACGGTCTTTCCAGCGCGGGCGTGCCCCAGTTTTTCTTTGAGGACCAGGCCTGGCTCGGCTTTAACGAGACTATCGCCCGGCAGATTGAAGAGGCCCTTCAGGGGGGAACCCCCTCCAGGGAACTGACCCTGCCCTTTTTTGGAACCCTCACTCCTGAAGGCACCAGTCTTGTGGCGATAACAGCGGCGATCGCCTTTGTTGACGGGTTCAACCCCTGCTCGCTCTGGGTGCTGACGCTTCTGCTGGGGCTTATAGCGCACAGCCGGTCCCGCAGGCGGATCCTGCTGGTGGGAGGGGTCTTCCTTCTGGTAACTGCCACGATCTACGGGGCCTTTATTCTGGGGCTTCTGAATATCTTCACCATCGCCGGAGCGTCTCTGCCCCTGCGGATTCTGGTGGGAACCATCGCCGTGGGCATGGGGATCATCAACGGCAAAGACTTCTTTGCCTTCCATCGGGGTTTCTCCCTGGCTATTCCCCAGGCTTTTCGCCGCCCGATCACCGCAGCGACCAGGGCTCTGGCGGTTACCACGGCATCGCCTGCGGGACTTGCGGGAATGACAGCCCTCTTTGCCGGAGGAATTGCCTTGGCAGAGTTACCCTGCACAGCGGGATTCCCCCTGATCTGGAGCCGCACCGTCACCAGTGCAGCCGGGAGCCAGGGGCTCCCGGGAGGGTTTTTTGCACTGCTCCTGACCCTCTATATCCTGGTGTATCTACTGATCGAGATAGGGATTGTGAGCACCGCCCTGGTAACACTGAATCGCCTCCGCTTTGGCGAGGGCCAGGCCCGGTGGATCAAGCTCCTGGGAGGCACGGTCATGATAAGTCTGGGGGGCTTTTACCTGGCCGATCCGGAGATCGCCAACTCCCTCGCGGGGGTCGCCACAATCTTTGCCGTTGCCCTGGCGCTGGCGGGAACACTGGCGATGATCGGGTTTCTTGCGCCAGCGATCGTCAGAGCCCTGCGTCGGTTGCGGCCGAAACAGCCAGATCGGGCCGATCAGTGA
- a CDS encoding glycerophosphodiester phosphodiesterase: MKRILLWAAVVLISAAGGAWISLALTARSVRVHPFFQALPQDRAAVIAHRGGSGLWPENTLEAFRGALAIGSDVLEMDVHGTAEGEPVVIHDETVDRTTDGTGRVRSFTLKELQKLDAAHHWESLRDTGVVVPSLRQVFESFPREVLMVVEIKESNPALTDAVVDLVQEFRREETTLLGSFHQEVLQQVRTRDFRLATHLGQGEVIPFMAAAWFFSEGLYTPPGEALLVPPRSGLVPVATRRFVRAARNRGVFFAVWTVNDPDQMRRLLARGVQGIITDRPDLAVSAATDAGL; this comes from the coding sequence ATGAAACGGATTCTTCTATGGGCAGCGGTGGTGCTGATCTCGGCTGCCGGAGGGGCCTGGATCTCTCTGGCCCTTACGGCCCGGTCTGTTCGGGTTCACCCCTTTTTCCAGGCTCTCCCCCAGGATCGGGCTGCTGTTATTGCCCATCGGGGCGGGTCCGGGCTGTGGCCCGAGAACACCCTGGAGGCCTTTCGCGGTGCCCTCGCAATTGGTTCTGACGTTCTGGAGATGGACGTTCACGGAACGGCCGAGGGCGAACCCGTGGTGATTCACGACGAGACCGTAGATCGCACGACCGACGGCACCGGGCGAGTTCGCTCGTTCACCCTGAAGGAACTCCAAAAGCTGGATGCCGCCCACCACTGGGAGAGCCTGCGGGACACCGGCGTGGTCGTTCCTTCCCTTCGCCAGGTCTTTGAGTCCTTCCCCCGGGAGGTTCTCATGGTGGTGGAGATCAAGGAATCAAACCCGGCCCTGACCGATGCGGTGGTAGATCTGGTTCAGGAGTTCCGCCGGGAGGAGACAACCCTTCTGGGGAGTTTCCACCAGGAGGTGCTTCAGCAGGTGCGGACCCGCGATTTCCGCCTTGCGACTCATCTGGGGCAGGGCGAGGTAATCCCCTTCATGGCGGCAGCCTGGTTTTTCTCGGAGGGTCTCTATACTCCTCCCGGGGAAGCCCTGCTTGTCCCGCCCCGGAGCGGGCTTGTCCCCGTGGCAACCAGGCGTTTTGTCCGGGCGGCCCGGAATCGGGGGGTGTTTTTTGCCGTCTGGACGGTGAACGACCCCGATCAGATGCGGCGGCTCCTGGCCCGGGGGGTTCAGGGAATCATCACTGATCGGCCCGATCTGGCTGTTTCGGCCGCAACCGACGCAGGGCTCTGA
- a CDS encoding DUF368 domain-containing protein, with amino-acid sequence MTFEKKPLSPANFLKGLAIGAANIIPGVSGGTIAVITGIYDELIDAFGNFFGSPGGWRKNLLFLLPLVGGVLVGSVLFARMLGVLLVHAPGPTTFGFIGLILGSAPALVRRTGSSSLRPLSVLLFCVGLAVVLWMGLAPRPEVAPPIVRIDPATGALLFGAAFIASIAMLIPGVSGSFLLLLMGMYGTLREGFSSLNIPVILIFALGTGAGVVLVSKLIAALLARFHEETYWVIIGLVLGSAVALFPGLGSGFMILADLAGFLLGGAASILLGTDAREGFAKRRRGS; translated from the coding sequence ATGACCTTTGAAAAGAAACCTCTCTCGCCGGCGAACTTCCTTAAAGGGCTGGCAATTGGGGCCGCCAACATTATCCCCGGTGTGAGCGGCGGGACAATTGCCGTGATAACCGGAATTTACGATGAGCTGATCGATGCCTTTGGCAACTTCTTCGGGAGTCCCGGGGGATGGCGGAAGAATCTGCTCTTCCTGTTACCTCTGGTGGGAGGAGTCCTGGTGGGGAGCGTCCTCTTTGCCCGGATGCTGGGAGTTCTCCTGGTCCATGCTCCCGGTCCTACCACCTTCGGGTTCATCGGGCTGATCCTGGGGAGCGCCCCTGCCCTGGTCCGACGGACAGGCTCATCCTCGCTGCGGCCCCTGTCGGTGCTGCTCTTCTGCGTCGGCCTGGCGGTGGTTCTCTGGATGGGGCTGGCGCCCCGGCCCGAGGTGGCGCCGCCGATCGTCCGGATCGATCCGGCCACGGGAGCACTGCTGTTCGGGGCGGCCTTTATCGCGAGTATTGCCATGCTTATCCCCGGGGTAAGCGGAAGTTTTCTGCTCCTGCTTATGGGAATGTACGGAACCTTGCGTGAGGGCTTCAGTTCACTGAATATTCCGGTGATCCTGATTTTCGCTTTGGGTACGGGAGCGGGAGTGGTGCTGGTCTCCAAACTGATTGCGGCGCTTTTAGCGCGCTTTCACGAGGAGACCTACTGGGTGATCATCGGACTTGTCCTGGGAAGCGCTGTGGCGCTTTTCCCCGGTCTCGGCTCGGGGTTCATGATTCTGGCCGATCTGGCAGGATTCCTGCTCGGCGGGGCAGCCAGTATTCTCCTGGGGACCGATGCCAGAGAGGGTTTTGCAAAGAGGAGAAGGGGCTCATGA